The Bos indicus x Bos taurus breed Angus x Brahman F1 hybrid chromosome 11, Bos_hybrid_MaternalHap_v2.0, whole genome shotgun sequence genome includes a region encoding these proteins:
- the LRRTM4 gene encoding leucine-rich repeat transmembrane neuronal protein 4 isoform X2: protein MGFHLITQLRGMRVVLVLLPTLLLVMLTGAQRACPKNCRCDGKIVYCESHAFADIPENISGGSQGLSLRFNSIQKLKSNQFASLNQLIWLYLDHNYISSVDEDAFQGIRRLKELILSSNKITYLHNKTFHPVPNLRSLDLSYNKLQSLQSEQFKGLRKLIILHLRSNSLKTVPIRVFQDCRNLDFLDLGYNRLRSLSRNAFAGLLKLKELHLEHNQFSKINFAHFPRLFNLRSIYLQWNRIRSISQGLTWTWSSLHNLDLSGNDIQGIEPGTFKCLPNLQKLNLDSNKLTNISQETVNAWISLISITLSGNMWECSRSICPLFYWLKNFKGNKESTMICAGPKHMQGEKVSDAVETYNICSEVQVVNTEKSHVVPQTPQKPLIIPKPTTLKSDPSRSTLETPSPSPGFQIPGTEQEYEHVSFHKIIAGSVALFLSVAMILLVIYVSWKRYPASMKQLQQHSLMKRRRKKTRESERQMNSPLQEYYVDYKPTNSETMDISVNGSGPCTYTISGSRECEV from the exons ATGG GTTTCCATTTAATTACGCAGCTGAGAGGCATGCGTGTGGTGCTAGTGCTACTTCCTACACTGCTGCTTGTTATGCTCACGGGGGCTCAGAGAGCTTGCCCAAAGAACTGCAGATGTGATGGCAAAATTGTGTACTGTGAGTCTCATGCTTTTGCAGATATTCCTGAGAACATTTCTGGAGGGTCACAAGGCTTATCATTAAGGTTCAACAGCATTCAGAAACTCAAATCCAATCAGTTTGCCAGCCTTAACCAGCTTATATGGCTTTATCTTGACCATAATTACATTAGCTCAGTGGATGAAGATGCATTTCAAGGCATCCGTAGACTGAAAGAATTAATTCTAAGCTCCAACAAAATTACCTATCTGCACAATAAAACATTTCACCCGGTTCCCAATCTGCGCAGTCTGGACCTCTCCTACAATAAGCTTCAGTCATTGCAATCTGAACAATTTAAAGGCCTTCGGAAACTTATCATTTTGCACTTGAGATCTAACTCATTAAAGACTGTACCAATCAGAGTTTTTCAAGACTGTCGAAATCTTGACTTTTTGGATTTGGGCTATAATCGTCTTCGAAGCTTGTCGCGAAATGCTTTTGCTGGCCTTTTGAAGTTAAAAGAGCTCCACTTGGAGCACAATCAGTTTTCCAAGATCAACTTTGCTCATTTTCCACGTCTCTTCAACCTCCGTTCAATTTACTTACAATGGAACAGAATTCGCTCCATTAGCCAAGGCTTGACATGGACCTGGAGTTCCTTACACAACTTGGATTTATCAGGGAATGATATCCAAGGAATTGAGCCAGGCACATTTAAATGTTTGCCCAATTTGCAAAAATTGAATTTGGATTCCAACAAGCTTACCAACATCTCACAGGAAACTGTCAATGCATGGATATCATTAATATCCATCACTTTGTCTGGGAATATGTGGGAATGCAGTCGGAGCATTTGTCCTCTATTTTATTGGCTTAagaatttcaaaggaaataaGGAAAGCACCATGATATGTGCAGGACCTAAGCACATGCAAGGTGAAAAGGTTAGTGATGCAGTGGAAACATATAATATCTGCTCTGAAGTCCAAGTGGTCAACACAGAAAAATCACACGTGGTACCCCAAACTCCCCAGAAGCCTCTGATTATCCCTAAACCTACAACCTTGAAATCTGACCCTAGCCGGTCCACCCTTGAAACACCAAGCCCTTCCCCGGGGTTTCAgattcctggcacagagcaagaGTATGAGCATGTTTCATTCCACAAAATTATTGCAGGGAGCGTGGCTCTCTTTCTTTCAGTGGCTATGATCCTCTTGGTAATCTATGTGTCTTGGAAACGCTACCCAGCCAGCATGAAACAACTTCAGCAACACTCTCTTATGAAGAGGCGGCGGAAAAAGACCAGAGAGTCTGAGAGACAAATGAATTCCCCTTTACAGGAGTATTATGTGGACTACAAGCCTACGAACTCTGAGACCATGGATATATCGGTTAATGGATCTGGGCCCTGCACATATACCATCTCTGGCTCCAGGGAATGTGAGGTATGA